One Opitutia bacterium DNA segment encodes these proteins:
- a CDS encoding restriction endonuclease subunit S, giving the protein MSDESLPNSWTSIKLAEVGQWRGGGTPSKANPAFWTNGTIPWVSPKDMKQPRLSTAQDLITESAVESSATNLIAAGSVLLVTRSGILAHSLPVAVNLVPVALNQDIKAVTPHEITDAEYLRLIFQCFERDILNTCRKGGTTVHSIEFPALQDFSIPLPPLTEQKRIVAKIEELFSELEAGEESLRVARRQLGVYRQSLLKQAFEGKLTAQWRTQNPAQLAPPATNSADGPTAGLPPGWMRCRFGDVARIRNGYAFKSEWFKDRRENPSEVPIIRQSQLQGDTVDITHAVYVDAAYLRQHSGFTLVKGDILIGMSGSIGKVCRYELDEVALQNQRTGKIELFEPEAHDPRFLGLFLATAEQSLIRLAKGMGVQNISSKDIASLPFVRCSFPEQQEIVRKLDEQFEVIERNEREIDAALKRSEALRQAILKKAFTGRLVPQIVTDEPASALLARLHAERGSHSAPARRVAAAKASRGPTQPEPDLFPEIAAFKPLGKTDLQAGIVALAIDRFDRRKQFLGHTNAEKIVHLADALVDLQLDRHPVKDAAGPNDFRRAKQIEHRARAKGWFTVTHDGPVYHYHAGRNLPALLIATERTLGPKFAIVENLLEQLHVLKDTKAIEIFATVYAAWNNLLLRQTPITDEAIVTEARENWHRRKLDIPRNRFFGAIAWMTQHGFVPKGTGQLVASQKQQAILP; this is encoded by the coding sequence GTGAGTGACGAGTCCCTTCCGAATTCGTGGACCTCGATCAAGCTCGCCGAGGTCGGCCAATGGCGCGGCGGCGGCACGCCAAGCAAAGCTAATCCAGCCTTCTGGACGAACGGCACCATTCCTTGGGTTTCGCCCAAGGATATGAAGCAACCGCGACTGTCGACCGCTCAGGACCTGATCACCGAGTCGGCCGTAGAATCGTCGGCCACCAACCTCATCGCGGCGGGCTCAGTCTTGCTCGTCACGCGCTCCGGGATTCTGGCGCATTCGCTTCCAGTCGCGGTGAACCTTGTGCCTGTCGCGCTGAATCAGGACATCAAAGCTGTAACGCCTCACGAGATCACCGACGCTGAGTATCTCCGCCTGATTTTTCAGTGCTTCGAGCGCGATATTCTCAACACCTGTCGGAAAGGAGGAACCACGGTTCACAGCATCGAATTTCCTGCGCTCCAAGATTTCTCAATCCCCCTGCCGCCGCTGACCGAGCAGAAGCGGATCGTGGCGAAGATCGAGGAGTTGTTCAGCGAGTTGGAGGCCGGGGAGGAGAGTCTGCGGGTGGCGCGGCGGCAACTCGGCGTCTATCGCCAGTCGCTCCTCAAACAAGCCTTCGAGGGCAAGCTGACCGCCCAGTGGCGCACCCAAAACCCCGCCCAACTCGCACCCCCGGCGACTAACTCAGCTGATGGGCCTACAGCTGGATTGCCACCTGGTTGGATGAGATGCCGATTCGGCGACGTCGCTCGAATCCGAAATGGCTACGCGTTCAAAAGCGAATGGTTCAAAGATCGTCGTGAGAACCCGAGCGAAGTGCCGATAATTCGCCAATCCCAGCTACAGGGCGACACAGTCGACATTACCCACGCAGTCTACGTGGATGCCGCGTATTTGAGGCAGCATTCCGGTTTCACTCTTGTGAAGGGCGACATCCTCATCGGCATGTCCGGCTCGATCGGAAAAGTCTGTCGCTACGAGTTGGACGAAGTCGCGTTGCAGAACCAACGGACCGGCAAGATCGAGCTGTTCGAGCCCGAAGCGCATGATCCGCGGTTTCTTGGTCTTTTTTTGGCCACGGCCGAGCAGTCGCTGATCCGTCTGGCGAAGGGAATGGGGGTGCAGAATATCAGTTCCAAGGACATCGCGTCGCTTCCGTTCGTGCGTTGCTCCTTCCCCGAGCAACAGGAGATCGTGCGGAAGCTGGACGAGCAATTCGAGGTGATCGAGCGGAACGAGCGGGAGATCGACGCCGCGCTGAAGCGGAGCGAGGCCTTGCGGCAGGCGATCCTGAAAAAAGCCTTCACCGGCCGCCTCGTCCCCCAGATCGTCACCGACGAGCCCGCCTCCGCGTTGCTGGCCCGCCTCCACGCCGAGCGCGGCAGCCACTCCGCTCCTGCCCGTCGCGTGGCCGCCGCAAAAGCGAGCCGCGGCCCCACGCAACCGGAGCCCGATCTTTTCCCCGAGATCGCGGCCTTTAAGCCGCTCGGCAAAACCGACCTCCAGGCCGGCATCGTCGCCCTGGCCATCGACCGCTTCGACCGGCGGAAACAGTTCCTCGGCCACACCAACGCCGAGAAGATCGTCCATCTGGCTGACGCGTTGGTCGACTTGCAGCTCGACCGCCATCCGGTGAAGGACGCCGCCGGTCCGAACGACTTCCGCCGGGCCAAACAGATCGAGCACCGGGCGCGCGCGAAGGGCTGGTTCACCGTAACGCATGACGGCCCGGTTTATCACTACCATGCCGGCCGCAACCTGCCGGCCTTGCTTATCGCCACTGAGCGCACACTTGGTCCCAAGTTTGCCATCGTCGAGAATCTGTTGGAGCAGCTGCACGTCCTGAAGGACACCAAGGCCATAGAGATCTTCGCCACCGTTTACGCCGCCTGGAACAACCTGCTCCTGCGCCAGACGCCGATCACCGACGAAGCTATCGTCACCGAAGCCCGCGAGAACTGGCACAGGCGAAAGCTGGACATCCCCCGGAATCGCTTCTTCGGCGCGATCGCATGGATGACGCAGCACGGCTTTGTCCCCAAGGGCACCGGTCAGTTGGTCGCCAGCCAAAAGCAGCAAGCCATTTTGCCTTAA
- a CDS encoding helix-turn-helix domain-containing protein: MSEKKAIVLVPEDEAFTTQAAANYLGVSRQHLVDLLENKEIPYHKVGTHRRVTFKDLLAYERTRDTTRREALNKLAAAAEAAGVYDSDYTGKK; this comes from the coding sequence ATGTCCGAGAAGAAGGCTATCGTGCTCGTGCCGGAAGACGAAGCGTTCACCACCCAAGCTGCCGCCAACTACCTCGGCGTCTCGCGGCAGCATCTGGTCGATCTCCTGGAGAACAAGGAAATCCCTTACCACAAGGTCGGCACGCACCGCCGCGTGACGTTCAAGGACTTGCTCGCCTACGAACGCACGCGCGACACCACGCGCCGCGAGGCGCTCAACAAGCTCGCCGCCGCCGCCGAAGCCGCCGGCGTTTACGATTCCGACTACACCGGGAAAAAATGA
- a CDS encoding PIN domain-containing protein, which produces MRADYRVFLDACVLANFGVCDLLLRLSERPRLIVPHWSEEVLAEVQRTQLRDLQWPPPLAETFQTEIRTAFPDAVVTGYENLLPALTNHEKDRHVLAAAIRGNCPLIVTFNLKHFPVAALQPWNLAASHPQDYLLVLYEMEPKQVTACLGAIAGKRKLEVQDVLIRLGKTLPDFSQRLLDDLT; this is translated from the coding sequence ATGAGAGCGGACTACCGGGTCTTTCTCGACGCATGCGTGCTCGCCAACTTCGGCGTGTGCGACCTGCTGCTGAGATTGTCCGAGCGTCCGCGCCTGATCGTGCCGCATTGGTCGGAAGAGGTGCTCGCCGAAGTGCAACGCACGCAGCTGAGGGATCTCCAGTGGCCGCCGCCGCTAGCCGAGACGTTCCAGACCGAGATCCGCACGGCGTTTCCCGACGCGGTAGTGACCGGCTACGAAAACCTGCTGCCGGCGCTGACGAACCACGAAAAAGACCGGCATGTGCTCGCCGCCGCGATCCGGGGAAACTGCCCGCTCATCGTCACGTTCAACCTGAAGCATTTTCCAGTCGCGGCCCTGCAGCCTTGGAACCTCGCCGCGAGCCACCCGCAAGACTACCTGCTGGTCCTCTACGAAATGGAGCCCAAACAAGTGACCGCGTGCCTCGGCGCCATCGCCGGCAAGCGCAAGCTTGAGGTGCAGGACGTGTTGATCCGCCTCGGCAAGACGCTCCCGGATTTTTCACAGCGCCTCCTAGACGATCTGACCTGA
- a CDS encoding SAM-dependent DNA methyltransferase has protein sequence MTTDSIISKVWSFCHTLRDDGVGYGDYLEQLTYLIFLKMADEYSQPPHRRKVGVPARFAWPVMRPLKGAELEVHYVEALRELGTQKGMLGQIFTKAQNKIQDPAKLARLIEMVDNVTWTTLDADTKGDIYEGILEKNAEDTKSGAGQYFTPRALIKAMVACVAPEPGKTIADPACGTGGFFLAAYDHLKNLPLTPTQKRFLKNETFHGNEIVAGTRRLCLMNLFLHNIGEIDGETRVASTDALIAAPAETHDYVLANPPFGKKSSMTFTNEEGEQEKEDLVYNRQDFWATTSNKQLNFLQHIRSLLKTTGRAAVVLPDNVLFEGGAGETVRRKLMETAELHTILRLPTGIFYANGVKANVLFFDNRPASKDTATKEVWYYDYRTNIHHTLKRKPLRLEDLADFIACYNPENRHKRKETWHAEKNPTGRWRKFTHAELAARDKTSLDLFWLKDDSLADLDNLPEPADLAEEIIENIEAGLANFRTVAASLGKSAS, from the coding sequence ATGACCACCGACAGCATCATCTCCAAGGTCTGGTCCTTCTGCCACACGCTGCGCGACGACGGTGTGGGCTACGGCGACTACCTGGAGCAGCTCACCTATCTCATCTTCCTCAAGATGGCGGACGAATACTCGCAGCCGCCGCACCGCCGGAAAGTCGGAGTGCCCGCGCGCTTCGCGTGGCCGGTCATGCGTCCGCTCAAGGGCGCCGAGCTCGAGGTCCACTACGTCGAGGCGCTGCGCGAACTCGGCACGCAGAAGGGCATGCTTGGACAGATTTTCACCAAGGCGCAGAACAAGATCCAGGACCCCGCCAAGCTCGCCCGCCTGATCGAGATGGTGGACAACGTCACCTGGACCACGCTCGACGCCGACACCAAGGGCGACATCTACGAAGGCATCCTCGAAAAAAACGCCGAGGACACCAAGTCCGGCGCCGGCCAATATTTCACGCCCCGCGCGCTCATCAAGGCGATGGTCGCGTGCGTCGCACCGGAGCCCGGCAAAACCATCGCCGACCCCGCGTGCGGCACCGGCGGCTTCTTCCTCGCGGCCTACGACCACCTCAAGAATCTGCCGCTCACGCCCACGCAGAAGCGTTTCCTCAAGAACGAGACCTTCCACGGCAACGAGATCGTCGCCGGCACGCGCCGCCTGTGCCTGATGAATCTCTTCCTCCACAACATCGGCGAGATCGATGGCGAGACCCGCGTCGCCTCGACGGATGCGCTCATCGCCGCGCCGGCGGAGACGCACGACTACGTCCTCGCCAATCCGCCCTTCGGCAAGAAGAGCTCGATGACCTTCACCAACGAAGAAGGCGAACAAGAGAAGGAAGACCTCGTCTACAACCGGCAGGATTTCTGGGCCACGACGTCGAACAAGCAGCTCAATTTTCTCCAGCACATCCGCTCGCTCCTCAAAACCACCGGCCGCGCCGCCGTGGTGCTGCCCGACAACGTCCTCTTCGAAGGCGGCGCCGGTGAGACCGTGCGCCGGAAGCTGATGGAGACGGCAGAACTGCACACGATCCTGCGCCTGCCGACCGGGATTTTCTACGCCAACGGTGTGAAGGCCAACGTGCTCTTCTTCGATAACCGCCCCGCGAGCAAGGACACCGCGACGAAGGAGGTCTGGTATTACGACTACCGGACCAACATCCACCACACGCTGAAACGAAAGCCGCTGCGCCTCGAAGACCTCGCCGACTTCATCGCCTGCTACAACCCGGAGAACCGCCACAAGCGGAAGGAGACGTGGCACGCGGAGAAGAATCCGACGGGCCGCTGGCGGAAGTTCACCCACGCCGAACTCGCCGCGCGCGACAAGACGAGCCTCGACCTCTTCTGGCTGAAAGACGACAGCCTCGCCGACCTCGACAACCTGCCCGAGCCCGCCGATCTCGCGGAGGAGATCATTGAAAACATCGAGGCAGGTCTCGCGAATTTCCGCACCGTCGCCGCATCGCTGGGTAAGTCAGCGTCCTAG
- a CDS encoding response regulator transcription factor has product MEKILVIDDDAKMRRQIAALLSSEGYQTIEAHNGREGVALALREKPDLVVCDITMPEMNGHRVLQALREEATTAATPFIFLTGWGEKEDLRAGMNLGADDYLVKPVEPADLISAVAARLRRRKQTGSGRSASVADATPAALEKALGLTPREAEILSWVVQGKTNPEIGTILGIQLTTVKKHLESTFVKLGVENRTAAVTLALEKIVPQG; this is encoded by the coding sequence GTGGAAAAAATCCTCGTGATCGACGACGATGCGAAGATGCGCCGGCAAATCGCCGCGCTGCTCTCCTCCGAAGGCTACCAAACGATCGAGGCGCACAACGGCCGCGAAGGCGTCGCGCTCGCGTTGAGGGAGAAGCCCGACCTCGTCGTGTGCGATATCACCATGCCCGAGATGAACGGGCACCGCGTGTTGCAGGCGTTGCGCGAGGAGGCCACGACCGCGGCGACGCCGTTCATTTTCCTCACCGGCTGGGGCGAGAAGGAGGATCTGCGCGCGGGCATGAATCTCGGCGCGGACGACTATCTCGTGAAGCCGGTCGAGCCGGCGGATTTGATTTCCGCGGTCGCGGCGCGCCTGCGTCGGCGCAAGCAAACGGGCTCCGGCCGCTCCGCTTCGGTGGCGGACGCGACGCCCGCCGCGCTGGAGAAGGCGCTCGGCCTGACGCCGCGCGAGGCGGAGATTTTGTCGTGGGTGGTGCAGGGGAAGACGAATCCGGAAATCGGCACGATCCTCGGCATCCAGCTCACAACGGTGAAGAAGCACCTCGAAAGCACGTTCGTGAAGCTCGGCGTGGAAAACCGCACCGCCGCAGTGACGCTCGCGCTGGAGAAGATCGTGCCGCAGGGGTGA
- a CDS encoding hemin receptor, which translates to MTPQENLLVRQSFAKVVPFADQAAAIFYARLFELDPSLRALFRGDMAAQGKKLMQAIGYCVGSLDRLNTLVPVVREMGLRHGGYQVRDDHYDTVGAALLWTLEKGLGADFTAETRAAWAKVYWILAETMKAGARDGAAQQARVA; encoded by the coding sequence ATGACGCCCCAGGAAAATCTTCTCGTCCGCCAATCGTTCGCCAAGGTCGTGCCCTTCGCCGACCAGGCGGCCGCGATTTTCTACGCGCGTCTCTTCGAACTCGATCCGTCGCTCCGCGCGCTCTTCCGCGGCGACATGGCGGCGCAGGGCAAGAAGCTCATGCAGGCCATCGGCTACTGCGTCGGCAGCCTCGACCGCCTCAACACCCTCGTCCCCGTCGTCCGCGAGATGGGCCTGCGCCACGGGGGCTACCAGGTGCGCGACGATCACTACGACACCGTCGGCGCCGCGCTGCTCTGGACGCTCGAAAAAGGACTCGGCGCCGACTTCACCGCCGAAACGCGCGCCGCGTGGGCCAAGGTCTATTGGATCCTCGCCGAGACGATGAAAGCCGGCGCGCGCGACGGCGCGGCGCAACAGGCCCGCGTCGCCTGA
- a CDS encoding c-type cytochrome — translation MTGVKPDGSMPRPPMPQFRLSEEDARAVVAYLRALKK, via the coding sequence ATGACCGGCGTGAAACCCGACGGCTCGATGCCGCGCCCGCCGATGCCGCAGTTCCGCCTCAGCGAGGAGGACGCACGCGCCGTCGTCGCCTACCTCCGCGCGTTGAAGAAATAA
- a CDS encoding PAS domain S-box protein, with translation MADPRPASAPPIAAHENVLRAFLASPAMLAVTRLSDGLLLDANAAFLAAGDLTREQAMGRAITDLGIWIEDDRRVEYRRRLIAEGRARDFEARFRNRKGVERDMVLNAEVVDIDGEKCVVVIGLDITSRRQREREQDAVYRISEATNSTTDLATLFKKLHEIIGGLMPAGNLFFALVSPDGREVSFPYYEDECSQRPAPRPRGKGLTDYVIDSKKPLLARTEELIQILAGQGYKPTGTPSAVWLGTPLIVEGRAIGVVAVQDYRDETVYGEEAKRLLTFVAGQVASAVERRRSEAIQRESQDYFTKSFHASPALMLLADLATAKILETNAAFLRASGFAREEVIGRTSVDLGVWADNLERERVIAELRARGFVHGYETVFHNKQGEPRYVLLNADIFELGGRPAMLITAIDLTERRRREQVQEATYRISRAVLSGGDLQALFAEVHRIVAGLMPARNFYIALLSADGRSVSFPYFSDQHDSDRTQTPLARPLGLGFTEYVIQSGRPTLIAQADLTKILSARGDYRPPATAPLVRLGAPMLIDGRPIGALALHDYENAHAYTADDLALVDFVAQQAAAAVRRREAEQALARAERQFRGIFENAVEGLYQSTPSGRFLRVNPALATMLGYDSSEQMITAVNDIGAQFYIQPGRREDFLQLIQTADELSDFESEILRRDGSRVWVSESVRVIRRPNGEPDHFEGVVIDITARREADRVLRAAKEAADEASRAKTQFLASMSHELRTPLNGILGYTQILRRDTTLTEKQRGGLSVIHQSAEHLLALINDVLDLAKIEARKLELHPAEFGLPEFCQSVAEVFAPRAREKDLRLETAFAADLPRTVICDAQRLRQVLFNLLSNAVKFTQRGGVVFSIERAMFGAVRFSVSDTGPGIAEADQAKLFEPFAQLGDERQRAGGTGLGLNVSRSIVEQMGSRLHVESRIGWGTRFWFDLILRESDSVAAPAGSTSPWRLTGYEGTRRRVLIADDHEPNRVLLLDLLQPLGFEIVTAQDGDEAVRIALETKPHLALLDVRMPHVDGLAAARLIREKLGEAAPVCVAISASAHDQQHANALAAGCVAFLAKPFKDDELFVLIGRHLGLTWKLSDTAAPSETHAPFPSLPFPPTPAQADQLFELASSGDVAAVRAFVQKMSAEDPRLSAFAQQITELAARFKMKAIRNLVARYRTPLEEQPAKN, from the coding sequence ATGGCCGACCCGCGCCCCGCCTCCGCTCCGCCCATCGCCGCTCACGAGAACGTCCTCCGCGCGTTCCTCGCCAGTCCGGCCATGCTCGCGGTCACGCGGCTGAGCGACGGCTTGTTGCTCGACGCCAACGCCGCGTTCCTCGCCGCCGGCGATCTCACGCGCGAGCAGGCGATGGGCCGCGCCATCACCGACCTCGGCATCTGGATCGAGGACGACCGTCGCGTCGAATACCGCCGCCGCCTCATCGCCGAGGGCCGCGCCCGCGACTTCGAGGCGCGTTTCCGCAATCGCAAAGGCGTCGAGCGCGATATGGTGCTCAACGCCGAGGTCGTGGACATCGACGGCGAGAAATGCGTCGTCGTCATCGGCCTCGACATCACCAGCCGCCGCCAGCGCGAGCGCGAACAGGATGCCGTTTACCGCATTTCCGAGGCGACGAATTCCACCACCGACCTCGCGACGCTGTTCAAGAAACTGCACGAGATCATCGGCGGCCTCATGCCGGCGGGAAACCTCTTCTTCGCCCTCGTCAGCCCCGACGGCCGCGAGGTTTCCTTCCCCTACTACGAGGACGAATGCTCGCAACGCCCCGCCCCGCGCCCGCGCGGCAAGGGCCTGACCGACTACGTCATCGACTCGAAGAAGCCGCTCCTCGCCCGCACCGAGGAACTCATCCAGATCCTCGCCGGCCAGGGCTACAAGCCCACCGGCACGCCATCCGCCGTCTGGCTCGGCACGCCGCTCATCGTCGAGGGCCGCGCCATCGGCGTCGTGGCGGTGCAGGACTACCGCGACGAGACCGTTTACGGCGAGGAGGCGAAGCGCCTGCTGACGTTCGTCGCCGGCCAGGTCGCCAGCGCCGTCGAACGCCGCCGCAGCGAGGCGATCCAGCGCGAGTCGCAGGACTATTTCACGAAATCCTTCCACGCCAGCCCGGCGCTGATGCTCCTCGCCGATCTCGCCACCGCAAAGATCCTCGAGACGAACGCCGCGTTCCTGCGCGCCTCGGGCTTCGCGCGCGAGGAAGTCATCGGCCGCACCTCGGTCGACCTCGGCGTCTGGGCCGACAATCTCGAACGCGAGCGCGTCATCGCCGAGCTGCGCGCCCGCGGCTTCGTCCACGGCTACGAAACGGTCTTCCACAACAAGCAGGGCGAGCCGCGCTACGTGCTGCTCAACGCCGACATCTTCGAACTCGGCGGCCGGCCGGCCATGCTCATCACCGCCATCGACCTCACCGAGCGCCGCCGGCGCGAGCAGGTGCAGGAGGCCACGTATCGCATCTCGCGCGCCGTGCTCTCGGGCGGCGACCTGCAGGCGTTGTTCGCCGAGGTGCACCGCATCGTCGCCGGACTGATGCCGGCGCGGAATTTCTACATCGCGCTGCTCAGCGCCGACGGCCGCAGCGTCTCGTTCCCCTACTTTTCCGACCAGCACGACAGCGACAGGACGCAGACCCCGCTCGCACGCCCGCTCGGCCTCGGCTTCACCGAATACGTCATCCAATCCGGCCGGCCCACGCTCATCGCGCAGGCCGACCTGACGAAAATCCTCTCTGCGCGCGGCGACTACCGGCCGCCCGCCACCGCGCCGCTCGTGCGCCTCGGTGCGCCCATGCTCATCGACGGACGCCCGATCGGCGCGCTGGCGTTGCACGACTACGAGAACGCCCACGCCTACACCGCCGACGACCTCGCGCTGGTCGACTTCGTCGCGCAACAGGCCGCGGCCGCCGTCCGCCGCCGCGAAGCCGAGCAGGCGCTCGCGCGCGCCGAGCGCCAGTTCCGCGGCATCTTCGAGAACGCCGTCGAAGGCCTCTACCAATCGACGCCGAGCGGCCGCTTCCTCCGCGTGAACCCCGCGCTCGCCACGATGCTCGGCTACGATTCGTCCGAGCAGATGATCACCGCGGTCAACGACATCGGCGCGCAGTTCTACATCCAGCCCGGGCGGCGGGAGGATTTTCTCCAGCTCATCCAGACCGCGGACGAGCTCAGCGACTTCGAATCGGAAATCCTCCGCCGCGACGGCTCGCGCGTGTGGGTCTCCGAATCCGTGCGCGTCATCCGCCGCCCGAACGGCGAGCCCGACCACTTCGAGGGCGTCGTCATCGACATCACCGCGCGCCGCGAGGCCGACCGCGTGCTGCGCGCCGCCAAGGAGGCCGCCGACGAGGCGAGCCGCGCCAAGACTCAGTTCCTCGCCAGCATGAGCCACGAGCTGCGCACGCCGCTCAACGGCATCCTCGGCTACACGCAAATCCTCCGCCGCGACACGACGCTGACCGAGAAGCAGCGCGGCGGCCTCTCCGTCATCCATCAATCGGCCGAGCACCTCCTCGCGCTCATCAACGACGTGCTCGACCTCGCCAAGATCGAGGCGCGCAAACTGGAGCTGCATCCCGCGGAGTTCGGGTTGCCGGAATTCTGCCAGAGCGTGGCCGAGGTGTTCGCGCCGCGCGCCCGCGAAAAGGACCTGCGGCTCGAGACCGCCTTCGCCGCAGACCTGCCGCGCACGGTGATCTGCGACGCCCAGCGCCTCCGGCAGGTGTTGTTCAACCTGCTCAGCAACGCCGTGAAATTCACGCAGCGGGGCGGCGTCGTGTTCTCGATCGAACGCGCGATGTTCGGCGCGGTGCGCTTTTCCGTCAGCGACACCGGCCCCGGCATCGCCGAGGCGGACCAGGCGAAGCTGTTCGAACCGTTCGCGCAGCTCGGCGACGAGCGCCAGCGCGCCGGCGGCACCGGCCTCGGCCTCAACGTCAGCCGCAGCATCGTCGAGCAGATGGGCAGCCGCCTGCACGTCGAGAGCCGCATCGGCTGGGGCACGCGCTTCTGGTTCGACCTGATCCTGCGCGAGAGCGACAGCGTGGCCGCGCCCGCCGGCTCGACTTCGCCGTGGCGCCTCACCGGCTACGAAGGGACGCGCCGCCGCGTGCTCATCGCCGACGACCATGAGCCGAACCGCGTGCTGTTGCTCGACCTCCTCCAGCCGCTCGGTTTCGAAATCGTCACCGCGCAGGACGGCGATGAGGCCGTGCGCATCGCGCTCGAGACGAAGCCGCACCTCGCGTTGCTGGACGTGCGCATGCCGCACGTCGACGGCCTCGCCGCCGCGCGCCTCATCCGCGAGAAACTCGGCGAGGCGGCGCCGGTCTGCGTCGCGATTTCCGCCAGCGCGCACGACCAGCAACACGCCAACGCCCTCGCCGCCGGCTGCGTCGCGTTCCTCGCCAAACCGTTCAAGGACGACGAACTCTTCGTGCTCATCGGCCGCCACCTCGGCCTGACGTGGAAGCTCAGCGACACCGCCGCGCCGAGCGAGACCCACGCGCCGTTCCCGTCGCTGCCGTTCCCGCCCACGCCCGCGCAGGCGGACCAGCTCTTCGAGCTCGCCAGTTCGGGCGACGTCGCCGCCGTGCGCGCGTTCGTGCAGAAGATGTCCGCCGAAGACCCGCGCCTCTCCGCCTTCGCACAGCAAATCACGGAGCTGGCGGCGCGGTTCAAAATGAAAGCCATCCGCAACCTCGTCGCGCGCTACCGCACGCCCCTCGAAGAACAACCGGCGAAAAACTGA
- a CDS encoding hybrid sensor histidine kinase/response regulator encodes MPETILLVDDIPANLSVLAECLSEAGYALLVAEDGEDALALTARNAPDLILLDVMMPGIDGFATCRRLKERAETRDIPVIFMTALTDTAEKLKAFEAGAVDYITKPIQHEEALARVNTHLTIRRLRRELEQQLALKERFMRVASHDLRNPLCLILMSGELAKRKGASPEVTEYLESIHDSAKQMQRIVDTFLNLRRSGAQTGSDRCDLNLLAAAVVAQQEPAAEIKHTTLSLELTEALPPVRADAGHAYQALTNYVSNALKFTPRGGHVVVRTRGAGLRARVEVVDSGPGVPAAERPALFTEFARLSPRPTGGEESHGVGLSIVKQLVESLDGAVGAEFPSEGGAVFWFELPIGGV; translated from the coding sequence ATGCCCGAGACCATCCTCCTCGTCGACGACATCCCCGCCAACCTCAGCGTGCTCGCAGAATGCCTGAGCGAAGCCGGCTACGCGCTGCTCGTGGCCGAGGACGGCGAGGACGCCCTCGCGCTCACCGCGCGCAACGCCCCCGACCTGATCCTGCTCGACGTGATGATGCCCGGGATCGACGGCTTCGCGACCTGCCGCCGGCTCAAGGAGCGCGCCGAGACGCGCGACATCCCGGTGATTTTCATGACCGCGCTGACCGACACCGCGGAAAAGCTGAAAGCCTTCGAGGCAGGCGCGGTCGACTACATCACCAAGCCGATTCAGCACGAAGAAGCGCTCGCGCGCGTGAACACGCACCTCACGATCCGCCGCCTCCGCCGCGAACTCGAGCAGCAGCTCGCCTTGAAGGAGCGCTTCATGCGTGTGGCGAGCCACGACCTCCGCAATCCCCTTTGCCTGATCCTCATGTCCGGCGAGCTCGCGAAACGCAAAGGCGCCTCGCCCGAAGTGACCGAGTATCTCGAGAGCATCCACGACTCCGCGAAACAGATGCAGCGCATCGTCGACACGTTCCTGAACCTCCGGCGCTCCGGCGCGCAGACGGGCTCCGATCGTTGCGACCTGAATCTCCTCGCCGCCGCCGTCGTCGCCCAGCAGGAACCCGCCGCCGAGATCAAGCACACGACTCTCTCCCTCGAACTCACGGAAGCGCTGCCGCCTGTCCGCGCCGATGCGGGCCACGCTTATCAGGCGCTCACGAACTACGTGAGCAACGCACTCAAGTTCACGCCGCGCGGCGGTCATGTCGTGGTGCGCACCCGCGGGGCCGGCCTGCGCGCGCGTGTCGAGGTGGTCGATTCCGGTCCCGGCGTGCCCGCGGCGGAGCGGCCGGCGCTGTTCACGGAGTTTGCGCGCCTCTCCCCGCGGCCGACGGGCGGCGAAGAGAGCCACGGCGTCGGCCTGAGCATCGTGAAGCAACTGGTCGAGTCCCTGGATGGCGCGGTCGGGGCGGAGTTTCCGTCCGAGGGCGGCGCGGTATTTTGGTTCGAGTTGCCGATCGGTGGCGTCTGA
- a CDS encoding isoprenylcysteine carboxylmethyltransferase family protein gives MFERHPVWLEESLGWHEYTAIALAAFGLGSYFQCAWHFLQKGRGTVAPFDSPRKLVQRGLYRWVRNPMYISLGLIVASEVIYFESWRIALYLLCLACVAQIAVVLHEEPELGFRFGAMYEDYKRIVPRWIPRRPRESAFAPDPGNVGR, from the coding sequence ATGTTCGAGCGTCATCCCGTGTGGCTCGAGGAATCGCTGGGCTGGCACGAGTATACGGCAATCGCCTTGGCCGCCTTTGGGCTCGGCAGCTATTTCCAGTGCGCGTGGCATTTCCTGCAAAAAGGCCGCGGCACGGTGGCGCCGTTCGACTCGCCGCGGAAGCTCGTCCAACGCGGCCTGTATCGCTGGGTGCGCAATCCGATGTATATCTCGCTCGGGTTGATCGTCGCGAGCGAGGTGATCTATTTCGAGTCGTGGCGCATCGCGCTCTACCTGCTCTGCCTCGCGTGCGTCGCGCAGATCGCGGTCGTGCTCCACGAGGAACCGGAACTGGGCTTTCGCTTCGGCGCGATGTATGAGGACTACAAGCGCATCGTGCCGCGCTGGATCCCGCGCCGTCCGCGTGAATCCGCCTTCGCGCCCGATCCGGGCAACGTGGGACGCTGA